The Setaria viridis chromosome 6, Setaria_viridis_v4.0, whole genome shotgun sequence genome includes the window GAAACACGGCGACTAGACCAGTGGGAGACCTGACCGGCCAGTGCGTTCCAGCTAACTTGCACTCGCAGCTCAGGACCTGCCTTTTGAGTTGGATATCACGTAGGAGTGCATGCTGTACCATATGTGTCTGAATGTTTCTATCTTAAACTACATAAGATCTGAAaacatctactccctccgtttcaaatcgtaggtcgttttggattttctagatgcatatatgtttgtatgcacctaaacatctatgaaacttgaaaagtcaaaacgacctacaatttagtaggatccctccgtttcaaatcgtaggtcgttttggattttctagatgcatatatgtttgtatgcacctaaacatctatgaaacttgaaaagtcaaaacgacctacaatttagtaggatggagggagtaattgcaACCATGCCAAATATGCTCAATAAGACAATAACCCATGATATTGCTTCCAAGGAATGATGGTTTAAGAGATTCTCAAGAAGAGCGTCAGCATGGAAAACCAGAGGAAATTGAGATGTTGGGATCTAGTAGTGATTACTTAGGAGTCTGATTTGCCACTGTTAAGACGACACAGGAAATGACATTGAGTCAGTTGCACAACCGTAAGATGCATGTAATTGATCAAGAATGCAAAGGGAAATTCACCAGATCGGGATGAAAGGAATTTATTTGCTAAGCTATGTCAGGTTCCTGTAAGTTTTCtgccttttttctctctctctacagAAGGTTCCTTTTTTCCAGTCCCGGCTGCAATTAGCAAAAACATTACATGGGCAGGCAGAATTTTGCCTAGCCGAGCAAGCAAATCTCTTCCATGAGGAAATGAAGGCCGGGTAGCCTGCTCAACAACAACAGATCCATGTTCAACACAAGTTACCAAAGAATGAAGATCAACATCCTTATTTGCATCGGGTCTATACTATACTAACAGGCTGGCAATGCCTCCATGGCCATCCATATCTGATACCATTCAGTTCATGATGACAATGCCGCCTTCTCCGATGCTCTATTCCTCGTGCAGTGCTCCCCTCTTCTTCTTTAACAAGAGGATGATGTGCTCCACAGCGAAGATGGTAGTGCCCCATCGTTTATAAATGGCGTGTCCAGATGGGTGCTGGCTGCTTGAACCTCTGCTACTGCAAGAACAGGCTGCTCATGTTTCAGTAAATTCCCCGAATATGTCAGGGCAACCGTCCCAGCGTCCCTTCTCTCTTGTTTCCCAGTATCCGCCTTTGTAGCGGTACGTCCCATCCTCGTTGTCTTGCTCGAACCACTGGGGCTTCCATCCATTGTCTTGAAGTTTCGTGGACTGCAACAGGAGGGCAAGTGATTTACGCAATTGGACAGACTTCTGTGAAATTTACTATGCAAGACCCTAACTGTGCCAAATTTTACAGCGAGAGGAGACATGTATGATACCATTCTTTGACGCCGTTCCAACCTCAACTTCTCAGCATTCGCCTTCTCATATTCGCCATTCTCTAGGTGGCGCTGATCTGGTCTCAACCGTGAATCAGTAGGTGGAAGTTTTTCCTATATCCAGGAATGGCCAAGCAATTAGGGCAAAAAACTTAATTATGGGACACTTGTATGACAATCACATTTATATCCATACCTGCAGCCCTGGAGTTAACTCATTCAATGTGATCGCGAATGAAGACAGATTGTATCGCGTCGGATTAGGAGCAGGTTTGTTCTTTTCCCACAATAGTGAGGCACCTTTCAGTTGATCAGCGCTTCTCACCTTGAAAGTATCAGAATTACTATAATACATGCTTTCATCCCACTTCCCGATTAAATACGAAGCTCTGTTCCCACCATTATCCTCTACAAAGCCTTGTACCTGTGGACAAAGTGCATGCAAAAGATAAACATAAATGCAGAGTGTATGAAAGACACAAACATAATACTAAAAGCAATTATGTCAGACATTAAAGAGGAGGATATAAGTCTATGTAACCTAAGTACATAACGAAATTTACTTCTGTGCAATGGCCAAAACCCCAGAAAATGTACAACCAGCAAAAGAACAAACCACTTGAGAAGATTGATGCCATGTTCTTAACATAAAGTCAAATGGATGCCAACTCCAACAACTGATATTGAGACCTCAGACAAGGAGTTTGAATTCTTGCAATAAAAACAGAAGTTTCTACAGTCACACTAGAGATTCTTCTTCACAACTATGCCTTTTGTTAAAggtataaaaaaattgaaacctAAAAACACAAGTGTGTATTTCCCTCAGTTTCTTTGGCAGATGTTGAACATGGCAATCATCCAGACTCTTTTTATGTAAATGCCAAAAGTACAAAAATGGTAATCAGTGAACCACATATTGGTCATAACTCATAAGGCAATGTACTGAAGAGGAAAACATGTGGGTTCCAGTTAACAGTAGTAATACTTGAGTTAACACTTAACAGTACAGAAGAAAGGAGTTAAGTGAAACATACTAGGTGAGGATTCCGGTCAAGAAGTGATGGCTCTTTGAATTTAAGTTTACATGAATACTGACGATTCCCTTTTATGTGCATGGTTCCATGGTGGCTGCAGTACAACTTCCCTAGAATGAGGTTGTGAATAGTTGTTGTAACCTGAAAAGACATTAGTATGTGAAAACAGAATTTAGTTATGGGAATAAATATATAACATCAATAAAAGATTTTGGCGTCCCTAGTTGTGCTACACACCTTGTTCCATTGGAAGATTTCACCATCGTCAAATTCTACAGTCAAAATGCCAACTGGTTCAACTTGAATTGACTGCCCCCAAAACTTGGATTTGAGATTGCTGTCGCCCCAGAATTTCCAACCCTTGCCTTCACAGTGGCAGGCAATCAGCATTGGATGATGACTAACCTATTGGTGGAAATGTTGAACAGCAACGTGATGAAATTAAAAGCCTCCAGTGCAAAGTATCACATAATAAGATGGATGATCAATACAAGGTAAACAGTAGCTTTTATTAGAAATCACATGACTTTGGATATGCATATATCAGCTTTCCATGATATGaacataaagaaaaaaaaaggtgataAAAACATCACTTTCTTTGTAACTATGAAAAAAGTTTCTCACTATTCCTTCCCTCAGAGACCGAGACACCTTGTTGAATAAGAAGAACAAAGAGTCCTTAACTAACCTTTTCTGCAAAAAACCGAACTCCTCTATCAGGGTAATCAGCTTCGTACGTCTCTCCTAACAATGGATTGAATGGTTTGCAAGGTCTTGCAACAGATGAAGCATAGCCAGAGACCGCAAAAGCAGCTACTTTGAGAATTCTCATGAGGCTGTTcccctagatttcaaatatataaGATATAAATGAGCAAGATCCTTATAAGATAGTAACATACACAATATTAGAAGCATGACATATATTGATACACAGAACTGCAGCATTTCCCAAACTCACAAGTGATACTGAATTATTGATACATCATAACTGAACAAAACTAACATGTATCAAACTATAATACTGTGAAAACACCTTTCACTTTTGGAAGAGTATGATGCATCAAGAAGACTTATATGATATACCAGGCAGAAAATTTTTTATGGGTTCGGGCAGATATAACACATCTAGTTTTAGCATTCCTCACAATCACATTTGCAGATTGGATTTGTTGATTTGAACTGTGATGCGGTACTGAGCAAGTAAAGGGAAACAGATGAATGTCCTAAGTAAAGGGAAACAGATGAATGTCCTAGACATGCAATACCAAAGAAATGAAAGTGATCTTACCATTTTTCCGTATTGATAGGCCTGATCCAAGAGGTATGAATATTCCAAATCTTCAAAGCACTTTTGAAGGGATGAGAGAGGTTCATTGAAGTAGACTGGAAGGCAAACTCGTGTCAAATCCTTTCCAACACTATCTTTAATAATGGACCACAGGCTGATCCCTTTCTCTTTCTCAGTAGGCTCTGGTAGTCTAGTCCTTCGTCTAATTTGTGGTAACCTGTCACTAGAATCTTGTGTTTGGGTATCCACAACTTCCTGATCACTTAGCATGGTTGAAGATCTGTTGCCTGATTCTATGAAGTAGTCTACAGAATCAAAGAATGTAGATTCTTCTTCACAGATCAATTCACCTCCGTCGTTCTTTTCAAACTCATCAGATTCCGTTGTGCTATATTCTGGGAAAGAACAACCATTGTATCATTAACAAAATGCTAATTCTTAGGAAATAATGGTTGGAGTTCAAAATTACTCAGGATACTTGAAACAAAAACATGAGAAGATTGAAAGACAGGCACCAGTATGTGCTAAAATCATACCGCTAAAATTTCCGTGCCGAGAACTAGAAAAGTCATTCCTTGTCAACGCCTCCTGTGCTATACTTCCATCTTTACCTTCCTGCACAAATATGTGTGTAATACACTATGTAAAATTCCTGCAGGAAAAAGAGAGTAACCATTCAAGGAGTAACCTTTGCAAAATTGCGTAACTATTTCAACATGAGATCTACTCATTTGCAGGAATTTAACAACCCACAACATAAAAACTGTATTTTTACTTTCAGGCATTAAGTTGGTTCCTGCTACTTGTCACTTTTATACAAAGTCATGAACACATACAAAGAACGTATGCACCTGCTCTTACCTCAAAATGGTGTCTGCAGGACCCGAACAAGCTTAAGTAATCCTCATAACGTCGCTTCAGTTGCTTCCGGTAGCTTGAGAACTCAGAAAGTACAATCTGTTCACATTCCTGTATAAGATTCTCGTTCAGATCCTCCTGATGCATTCGATCTCGAAGCCTTGCAGTAGAAATCGAAACATCGCACTGCACGAAAGTTACTCTCCCACTGAGTGACCCGAGAGAATAAACACTTCTTGCCAGGATCAATGCTTCAATCCAGGCAACACGATCATCTTTCGAATCCGTCTTCAAGTGAAGCGTCTTTGTGGGGGAAAATATGTAGAATCTCCTATCGTCAGACTTACTCTCTCGAAATGCTGACACCTAGAAACATAGTAACTCATTAGCTGCCATATATTTGAAACTGGGTAGCCTTGCACATGAAAATGTCTAGGACTTTCCATGTGCAACATTATCCACCGGCATATGAAAAGCATACGCATACACAGATTAATATCCATAATATTAACAAGTAAGGCCccaaaaaaagaggaaaagacGAAAAAACATACTGGAATCTGttcaaaaaaagagagatttAAGAACCTGGAATGATATTCCCCAAAAATTTCATCCAAATGAGTTCGTCCCTTCAATTTCAACTGAAGGGTCAGGGGAAAGGCAACAAAAATGAAATCTACCAATAGAAAATAAGGGGGCAAAGAAGGATCTCAAGAAACCAAGAAAACAGAGCCAAACTAAAACCTACCTCAATCAAACAACCTATGCTGTTGTTGCAGATCCACAGACCCCCATGATTCAATCTGACATAGACCACAGGCCCTCCGTTTTATTCCCTCTCCTAGGCTCCCTCTCTCTATGTGGCCACTTGGATGGACTGTACATGCTTTAATTCTTGGGACCCATGGGCAAAGGCCATGAAAAGACCCAGTGATAGTACTAACACTGGGAGTTCAACAGCTAGTAAAAGCCTTGTGGAAAAGCAACCCCTGGAGCAGTACAAATCAATAATGCAAATTCCAAAAGTATCCTCAGAGCATATCCTATCCTGTAATCACATTAAATAATTCAGCTTATCACATAGCATAGATCACGTACACATCCATATGGATGAATCCTATCATACAGCGTTTTTTGGGTTAAAAAAGTGTGCACAGTAATAAGACAGCGACTAACTGATAAACTTGGTTGTCCTAATCGATCTTGATCAATAGAATGGCAACAGAGTCCCCATCCTTTTCAGAAATGACAACAAGGTTTGGAATTTAGACAAAATCTGCCAAAGGATCAGGGCTTTACGTGCAAAGATGTGCCTGACCGCGTGACAGAGAAGGGTACGGCCCTTTTGGAAATACTAGTATCAGGCGATAAAAAGGAGGCCATTTGTTCGTTTATAGCTAAACTACTAGATTCTGCTAAATTTAGACAAGAAACGGTCTTAGGACCACTAATCAGGTGGTTAATCAGTTGATTAATTAACCCAGCCTGTTAATGCTAGCACCATTGAATGGATTAGAGGAGATGATGATCTGAGCAACAAAATGGACAGGATTGAATGATTTGTCACGGCAATGCACAGACAAGGAGAAGGATGGAATGGAATGAATGCGAGTATCCtggcaaaaggaaaatagaaaaGAGAGGTCACGTCATTTCGATCCAGCAATGTGACGATGTCTCCCACCTACCATTCCATCATCATGAGGCAGAACTCGATTCCCCATGAAGGCAACGAGATGAATTCCCCATGAACATATTCAGAAATCACAAcacgggaagaagaagaaagcgcaCAAATTCAACGGGAGTAATCGCGGTGAAAGGTTAAAGTTAGCCATGAATTGCATTCACCGAACGAGCACTCACAAATGTGCGGAGGAAACTGTTGAGAAAAGAGAGGACGAAATCGAGAAACGGAATCCGCCCCACCGGAAGGCCCGGATCACAAGAACCGGACGAGAGGGGGAGAGGGCGAGCACGGACCTTGAGGCTTACGACGCCGGCGGGCTTCTCGgtgcggcgcgcgccgccgatcCTGGAGCCGATCAGCCTgacctccccgtccccctccgcGGCGCCTGCGCCCGCGTCGGCCCGAATCTTGGAGTAGGACAGGACGCCGTCGCGGAGGGAGAACCAGCGCTCCCGCCACCCGCGGCCGTAGTTGGTCCACTTGTGCAGCACCCCCtcgaccgccaccgccgcccccgaagccgcggcggcggccacggcggggtCCGGCGCCAGCGGCAGCGTCGGCGTGGCGTcccccggcagcggcggcgcggcggagaggCAGCACAGCGCGCTGTAGTGGTTGTGGTGGATTCCGTACCCGCGGCCGCTCCCACCGCGGCTGCTCATGCTCTGCGTCATCCCGCTACcggcgctcgacggcggcggcggcggcgacggcgagggga containing:
- the LOC117861027 gene encoding oxysterol-binding protein-related protein 2A isoform X1 codes for the protein MTQSMSSRGGSGRGYGIHHNHYSALCCLSAAPPLPGDATPTLPLAPDPAVAAAAASGAAVAVEGVLHKWTNYGRGWRERWFSLRDGVLSYSKIRADAGAGAAEGDGEVRLIGSRIGGARRTEKPAGVVSLKVSAFRESKSDDRRFYIFSPTKTLHLKTDSKDDRVAWIEALILARSVYSLGSLSGRVTFVQCDVSISTARLRDRMHQEDLNENLIQECEQIVLSEFSSYRKQLKRRYEDYLSLFGSCRHHFEEGKDGSIAQEALTRNDFSSSRHGNFSEYSTTESDEFEKNDGGELICEEESTFFDSVDYFIESGNRSSTMLSDQEVVDTQTQDSSDRLPQIRRRTRLPEPTEKEKGISLWSIIKDSVGKDLTRVCLPVYFNEPLSSLQKCFEDLEYSYLLDQAYQYGKMGNSLMRILKVAAFAVSGYASSVARPCKPFNPLLGETYEADYPDRGVRFFAEKVSHHPMLIACHCEGKGWKFWGDSNLKSKFWGQSIQVEPVGILTVEFDDGEIFQWNKVTTTIHNLILGKLYCSHHGTMHIKGNRQYSCKLKFKEPSLLDRNPHLVQGFVEDNGGNRASYLIGKWDESMYYSNSDTFKVRSADQLKGASLLWEKNKPAPNPTRYNLSSFAITLNELTPGLQEKLPPTDSRLRPDQRHLENGEYEKANAEKLRLERRQRMSTKLQDNGWKPQWFEQDNEDGTYRYKGGYWETREKGRWDGCPDIFGEFTET
- the LOC117861027 gene encoding oxysterol-binding protein-related protein 2A isoform X2; translated protein: MHQEDLNENLIQECEQIVLSEFSSYRKQLKRRYEDYLSLFGSCRHHFEEGKDGSIAQEALTRNDFSSSRHGNFSEYSTTESDEFEKNDGGELICEEESTFFDSVDYFIESGNRSSTMLSDQEVVDTQTQDSSDRLPQIRRRTRLPEPTEKEKGISLWSIIKDSVGKDLTRVCLPVYFNEPLSSLQKCFEDLEYSYLLDQAYQYGKMGNSLMRILKVAAFAVSGYASSVARPCKPFNPLLGETYEADYPDRGVRFFAEKVSHHPMLIACHCEGKGWKFWGDSNLKSKFWGQSIQVEPVGILTVEFDDGEIFQWNKVTTTIHNLILGKLYCSHHGTMHIKGNRQYSCKLKFKEPSLLDRNPHLVQGFVEDNGGNRASYLIGKWDESMYYSNSDTFKVRSADQLKGASLLWEKNKPAPNPTRYNLSSFAITLNELTPGLQEKLPPTDSRLRPDQRHLENGEYEKANAEKLRLERRQRMSTKLQDNGWKPQWFEQDNEDGTYRYKGGYWETREKGRWDGCPDIFGEFTET